A region from the Muribaculum gordoncarteri genome encodes:
- a CDS encoding tyrosine-type recombinase/integrase translates to MATLRLVVQKKRKDGYWPVYIRVVHRGKPSFMPTGKVVNDKGLTKSREIKDTFVLSLLMPRIVEYTEALNRVDVTNWTVQEVVNFLKTGTEDISFSEYARRHADRMVDEGHVRNARNYVLALQHLERFLGTTDVKFSALTSATIEKWIRSLSTTSRAKEMYPVCLRQVFRAALLDYNDYDKGVMRIKTNPWMRIRIPRADRPEKLAITPEEARAFFAAPLPQTKVVAPLSEVGRDTAMFVLCLAGINTVDLYNMRKVDYHEGILHYKRSKTRGSRSDEAYIEMRVPPILQPLMEKYATGDDDDRLFSFHNRFSTSDSFGSGANTGIKQICESMGITGDSRYCVYTFRHTWGTVAQNDCGATIAEVAFAMNHSDGHNVTRGYIRPDFSPAWELNEKVVEFIFFTNNPSSRHREDEGAGIFRFSPKQMIHAGIYFKGELLGEIRDIGYGNVDEVIGKLLAFVPDRIPNRSNVQIKIEIVDKGQVAFFERMKGVSF, encoded by the coding sequence GCATAGGGGAAAGCCGAGTTTCATGCCCACGGGAAAGGTTGTTAACGACAAGGGGCTTACTAAATCGAGGGAAATCAAGGATACTTTCGTCCTGTCGCTTTTGATGCCTCGGATTGTGGAATACACGGAAGCCTTGAACAGGGTTGATGTGACGAACTGGACGGTGCAGGAGGTGGTGAACTTCCTGAAGACGGGTACGGAGGATATCAGCTTTTCGGAGTATGCGCGAAGGCACGCTGACAGGATGGTTGACGAGGGGCATGTGCGAAACGCGAGAAATTACGTGCTTGCACTTCAACACTTGGAGCGGTTCTTGGGAACGACGGATGTGAAGTTCAGCGCGCTGACATCGGCGACGATCGAGAAGTGGATACGCTCACTGTCGACGACGAGCCGAGCTAAGGAGATGTACCCGGTGTGCTTGCGGCAGGTGTTCCGCGCGGCGCTGTTGGATTACAACGACTATGACAAGGGGGTGATGAGGATTAAGACTAATCCGTGGATGAGGATTAGAATACCTCGGGCTGACAGGCCGGAGAAGCTTGCGATCACTCCTGAGGAGGCGAGGGCTTTTTTTGCCGCTCCGCTACCACAGACGAAGGTTGTCGCTCCGCTTAGCGAGGTGGGCCGTGACACGGCTATGTTTGTGTTGTGCCTGGCGGGCATCAATACGGTTGACTTGTACAACATGCGCAAGGTGGATTACCATGAGGGAATCTTGCACTACAAGCGGTCGAAGACACGAGGGAGTCGCTCGGACGAGGCGTACATCGAGATGAGGGTGCCGCCTATCTTGCAGCCGCTGATGGAGAAGTATGCCACGGGGGATGACGACGACAGGTTGTTTTCGTTTCACAACCGGTTCTCGACTTCGGACAGCTTTGGCAGCGGTGCGAACACGGGTATTAAGCAGATTTGTGAGAGCATGGGCATAACGGGTGACAGCCGGTATTGCGTGTATACGTTCAGGCACACTTGGGGGACAGTGGCGCAGAATGACTGCGGGGCTACGATTGCCGAGGTTGCCTTTGCGATGAACCACAGTGACGGGCATAATGTGACGCGTGGCTATATCAGGCCAGACTTTTCGCCGGCGTGGGAGCTTAACGAAAAGGTGGTTGAGTTTATATTTTTCACCAATAATCCGAGCAGCCGTCATCGTGAGGATGAGGGGGCGGGGATATTCCGCTTTTCGCCCAAGCAGATGATACATGCGGGCATTTATTTTAAGGGCGAGCTGCTGGGCGAGATTCGGGACATTGGCTACGGCAACGTGGACGAGGTGATAGGCAAGCTGCTTGCTTTTGTTCCTGACCGGATACCGAACCGGTCGAACGTGCAGATAAAGATCGAGATCGTGGATAAGGGACAGGTTGCGTTTTTTGAACGGATGAAGGGTGTGAGCTTTTGA
- a CDS encoding helix-turn-helix domain-containing protein yields the protein MDIKKIIQERGWTISQVAEQMTNKKGEKGISQSALSQLINGNPTIDKLQEIASIIGVSLSVLVGGGNFVICPYCGNKINVELKKPE from the coding sequence ATGGACATAAAAAAGATAATTCAAGAACGCGGATGGACGATCAGCCAAGTCGCTGAACAAATGACAAACAAAAAAGGAGAGAAAGGAATATCTCAATCAGCACTATCTCAGCTCATAAATGGAAATCCAACCATTGATAAGCTTCAAGAAATAGCGTCGATAATAGGAGTGTCACTGTCTGTTTTGGTGGGAGGGGGCAATTTTGTCATTTGCCCATACTGCGGCAACAAAATCAATGTTGAGCTAAAAAAACCGGAATAA